In Pan troglodytes isolate AG18354 chromosome 5, NHGRI_mPanTro3-v2.0_pri, whole genome shotgun sequence, the sequence CCCAGTCTGTGCCAAGAGATGAGGTGGCCCAAAGCAAGGTGGGGGGCAGTCCTCCCGCCGTCCCCACATCCACCCATGCTCAGAGGGTGGGAAACTATCTCCCTGCTTCGGCCAGGTTCACCTGGTGGCTGCCCGgccctctctgcctctcctccttGCTGGAGCTCTTCAAACTGTTGCCagtctttttctctttggtttcacATCCTCCATTCCCCAAGGTTTCAGGCCATGTGCCTCCGTGTGCGCTGCCCATTACCCGTCCAGTACACGTGGGGGGCACACTTACCAGCCCAGGTATCTGTGGCCTTTGCCCATGTCCTGCGGGTAGCACTGCCTCTCTAACACCATGCCCAGATTGTGTAGGGCAGTGGCTCTCAAAATGTGGTGTCCAGTGTGTCACCTGGGACCTTACTAGAAATGATAATTCTTGGGCCTCACCTCAAACCCACAGGATCAGAAACTcgggtggggcccagcaatctgtgttggAACAAGCCCTCCAGGGGATTCTCATGGGAACTAAAATTTGAGAGCCACTGGCACAGGCCACTTCCATTGAGGGAGGGGAGCAAGGCTATGCTAGCCTCTATGGCTCCCTTATATGAATTAGAAAAAGATGCCCCCTGGGCAGACCCACTGTGCACAGGGCACGCATGGTGAGCAGAGCCCGAGCTGATTTCAGCTCCTCTTGCCCCACACCTCCACCTCAGCTAGGTGCTCTTGTGCCGTGTAGCCCTGGAATAAACCATGCCTTTGAGTTCACTCAGGAGGGAGAAGTCTGGGATATAGAGACAGCTTTTGGCACAGAAAATGTTATCACCAAGTACTTGCTCTTCTATCTGCTATTTCAGAATCCTCTCATCAATTTCCAGGGTTAAGGCATTGCAACTCTGATTAACTTCCTAGATGTGAATTGTACATATTCAGTTGTGAACGTTCTCACAAGGACCAGAAAtatgatattttttcatttcaaaggaTTCTTACTCTTTGCCATGAATGTtgtgggttggggtgggggagtggggggcgttggggggcggggggggggggggtgcgggAGGTGGGCTGCATCCGAGGTCAAAGAATGAGTGAGTTATGTTTTGTTGAAATCTAAACGACCAAAAATCTCTAATGCTGAGGTGTTTTGTGTCGGGTAGGTTCCTGGTGTTCTACAACATCGAATTGGACCCAGGAATATATTTAGCTTAGGTcctaataaatacaataaaagccAAATGTTCAACCAACCAGGAAAACATTCTATGTTAGTTAAGACCACCAAGCAGTGTTTCCTATGtctaaaatttatgttatttgcAAAGGTTCTTGTGGGTCCCTTACTATATGGAATCTTGCAAAGAAAATTTGACCATATTAGTGAAAAAGGCCAAGGAAGCAAACGCAATGGGTCTCTGGGCTGTTTCCTTCTGTAGGGCAGTGTCTCAGCAGGAGACACACCCAGCAGTGAACAGGCTGTGGCCAGAAAAGAAGAAGCCAGAGAAGAGTTCCTGTCAGCCTCCCCAGAACCCAGAGCAAAGGATGACAGGAGGAGAAAGTCAAGGCCCAAGGTCAGGAGACACAGAAAGCAGCCCAGAGGGGTGGCTGGGAGGCAGGGTGGCGAGGGTCCTGGCAGAGCGTCATGCCCATCAGCTAAAAAGCCACTCACTTGGCTGGCTGGTTTGGAGCCAGAGCACAGAAATTAAATCTGGCTAACATCAGACATAAGGTGAATGTGCTGATATATTTCTTTTGACATGTGTGGCTTGGAGTAGGACACCATGAGGTGAAACAAAGTGGGGCTCTTTGCCCAAATGGGGTGACATGGACGCCACCGACTGGTGTCAGTCTTGCAGAGGTCAAAGCGTTCAGGGGtgttgtctcttcctctcttacaGGTGTCAGCATTTTCTGACCCCACCCCACCAGCCGACCAACAGCCTGGACACCAGAAGAACCTGCATGCTCATAATCACCCTAAAAAGAGGAACAGGCATCGGTgttcatccccacccccaccccatgagTTCAGGGCGTATCAGCTCTACACATTGTACCGGGGCAAGGATGGGAAAGTGATGCAGGTACCTGCTAAGCAATGTCAGGAGAAGGGAACATAGGCCTTCAGCAAGGGTTTTTGTTTAACGGCATTCCTGGGGGCTGTTAGGCACTTTAGGCATTGACTTAGTTGAGCACAAGCTTTGAAGGTAAGCCAGATGGCCTCCTCACCTGCACGGTGCAGATCCACTCCTGCTGCTAAGGCCAAGGCAGACAGGGTGTGTAGCTGCAGAGCTTGCTGCACCATCCTCAGGTGACTAGGTATCTTGAGGCCCCAGGGTATATAAAAGCACCTTGAGGAGAGGGACCATATCTTACCCTCTGAATTTTAGTGTCTGCTACACCCAAAACTTGGCCTATAAGATGTTCCAAAGTTATGACAAGGATGAGCCTATCTCTTCCATCATCTCTATCCCCTGGTATACTGCCTGGCACGTGGTGGGTGCTCAAAACATACCTGATGAAGGAATGAACGAGGGAttgattccttttttgtttttctcttaggcACCAATAAATGGTTGTCGATGTGAACCTCTAATCAACAAGCTGGAGAATCAGTTGGAGGCTACTGTGGAGGAGATAAAAGCAGAGCTGGGATCGGTTCAGGACAAAATGAATACAAAGCTGGGGCAGATGGAGAATAAGACCCAGCACCAAGTATGTCATAAGGCCCAGCTTCCTAATTGCAAGGTGTTCTGGCAGAACATGAACTCAGGAACCAACTTTGACTTTAGCACACCCTTCCACCCTGGGAGTGTCCAATGGGCTGTCAGGGAAGAGGCCTGCTTCTGCTTATGTGATTTTGTTAAAGTACAtttatttcagctttttaaaGAACATGTTTAAATtgcttattataaaaataagatatcCCCATTACAGAGCatttttagaaatacaaaaattaggaaaataaatcacCTATAAGCCCACTGTGCTGAAAAGCACTGTTAATATTTGGGTttaggctgggaatggtggctcacacctgtaatcccagcactttgggaagccaaggcaggcagatcacttgaggtcaggagttcgagaccagcctggccaacatggtgaaaccccgcctcactaaaaatacaaaaattagcctggtgtggtggcgcacacctataatcccagctactcgggaggctgaggcataagaattgcttgaacctgggaggtggaggttgtagtgagcagagatcatgccagtgcactccagcctgggtgacagagcaagactctgtctaggaaaaaaaaaattggagtttATCTCTTCTGAGTTTTTTTATATGTCAAtctttttatatgtcaatttttGCTACACTCCTTTCCCATTGCGTACAAAATTagaataattatgtattttttcttttcccaactttttattttaaaagttttcaaacatacagaaaagttcaCAGAATAATGGAGTGAATGCTTGTACATAATCCCTGTAGTCAGCCAGTTAATATGTTGCTGCATTTACCTTGTCTCTCTGACACACATGTTTTTTTAACTCTTGAACTATTTCAGATTTAGTTGCAGACTGTCCTGACAGGGCATctctaaatatttcagaatgtttAGAATAAGAATAACACTTTCAACTTCATAACAATATTGCTTTCACACCTGAGAAAATGTTATCCAGCCCATATTCAGATTTTCTCGGTTTTCGTAAAATAGTATTtgttacaacttttttttttttttttttttttagatggggtctgactctgtcacctagagtgcagtgtggcaatctcagctcactacagcctctgcctcctgggttcaagcgattctcccacctcagtctgctgagtagctgggactaaggcggacgccaccatgcccacctaagttttgtatttttttggtagagacggagtttcaccacgttggctaggctggtgtcaaactcctgggctcaagcgcctcgcctgccttggcctcccaaggtgctgggattttaggtgtgatccacctgccctgcccttttttttaaaaagtttttgccAAATTGACTAAGGACATTTTACTGTTTAAgttttatttccctgtttactggtaagattaaacatttttaaggcttatttgctatttgtattttatagaaaggccattttaaaaatattttcttaggtcAATAATAGATTAGTGAAGACTGTTTTGTATATAAAAACCCCACTTCGCCTAGCCTAAGCTGAAAGAGGAATGAGAGATGAATGTTGGGATACCTCAAGGGCCTCACTTCAGTTCAAGGGAGtgacagattggggtgtagaatCTTAGTCCTCCTTCCAAATCACCAAGAAAGGACCGTGGCACCCTTGAGTCAGATGCTTATACCTGAGCCAGTTAGTGTGACGTGTGAACAAAGCAATGTATACCTATGGCTGCTCTTGAAAACAGCCACCTGGAGGAAGAGGTTAAGGGAGTGGGGAGAGTAGGCCAATCCTAGAAAACAGGAGGAGCACAGGTCACAGGAAAACATGGactgaagagaaaaacagaaggtgTTCACCACGTCTCCAGaactgatgtttcttttttcttaatgttttgaaCATCTGGGTGTGGAATGCCACGTGTGTCCCTGACAGGAGGGGAGCTCACCAGTGAGCCTTCGCGGATTGGCTCTTCCTAACAATAGTTCCTTTCATTCTTTGGTCCTTGTCAAAGCAGTGAAAGTTTGGCCCTCCTAGGTGTGGGGGTCCCACAGGAAATGCCAAGATGAAGGGTACTCCAGAAGGGCATGTGATTAAAAAGCGACAACTGCTTGTTCTCTGAAGCAATCCTTTAAGTTCCTTCTACACTCTTCTTACATACTTTAGCTACTTCCAATGAAGCACCAAAAATATTTGCTCACTGCAAGAGCCGGATAAAAGCTCATTTTACTGCCTTGTAGGCAACcactaacattttttaaagtggggTTGGGGAAGAGAAAAATCTCCATACTTTGAGATGTAGTTTTTTCTTACAGTAGTCTGGGAAATAATGTTTTAAGGCCTACAAGGCCTGCATGGGCTCAGGTTGTGTATTTACTGGATattcagagtctctctctctctttttttttttggctcactgcaacctctgccttccaggttcaaatgattctcctgcctcagcctcccaagtagctgggactacaggcatgtgccaccacacccagctaatttttgtatttttagtagagatggggtttcgccatgttggccaggctggtttcaaactcctgacctcaggtggtggGAGTATggcccaccacgcctggcctgtatatCCATAGTCCTTATACCTCTTAAACTTTaacaaatgagatttttttaaaaaagaaacgtTGGCCTCATAGAAACACGCTCAAGAATTCTGAAAAAGTTCCATGAGTCCTACATGCAAATGGAATCAGATAAGGGGTTGAAGTTTGCATGCAGGGGCTCCTACTTGGTTCCCCAAGCCCCTCTGCAGGAGCTGAGAAGCCAGGGCTCACCCTGAGATCATCTCAGTCTTACACTCTGCTCCACTTGACTCCTAGATGCGTGTTTTGGACAAGCTGATGGTTGAGCGACTTTCTGCAGAGAGGACGGAGTGCCTGAACCGCCTGCAACAGCACTCAGACACAGAGAAGCATGAGGGGGAGAAACGACAGGTAGGAACCAGCATCTGCTAGTCCTTAACTTATGATTTACCACACAGGCCCACTGAGCTCAGGCAGGCCTGCCACTGAAAACTCGGAGGCTGAGACTCCGAGCTTTTGCATTATATAGTGTATCATTTTTATGATACTGAAATGAGGTTAATAGAAAAGAACCTGTAGTTCTGTTTATGTCCGTGGCTGAATATGCTGGCAACAGATGAAGACCGAACATGCTGGGGAAGATGCCATTTCTGTCCTGAACTCATTCCATGTATTGTGCATTGTTAGGCCATTATAGTTTTAGAACAAGACATAGTTTCTACCCTCAGGGAGTTTACTGTCTCACCAAGATAAGAGACATGGAATGAGTACAGTGAGTGTGTGAGAACTCAGGCTTTCTGAGCAACCAGAAGTACTTGGTTTGGAAGATTTGGGTGGTTTTGGGGGTTGAGTTTAAGGTGGCTCTAGTCACTTAATGAAGATTGTAGATAGCTCTCTGCTTGGGTGCCTGCTGTGGCCTATAGGAGGGTGGCTTAGTCTgtctgtgttgctataaaggaatacctgaggctgggtaatttgtaaagaagagAGTtctttggcttatggttctgcaggctgtacaagaagcatgctGCCaacatctgcatctggtgagggcctcaggaaattCCACTCATGGTAGAAGGTAAAGGGGAGCTGGTATGCACAGATCACCTAGCGAGACAAGAGGCAAGAGAGAcaggagggaggtgccaggctgttTTAAGCAACCAACTCCTTCAAAAACTAATAGAGcggatgggcgcagtggctcacgcctgtaatcccagcactttgggaggcctaggtgggcggatcacgaggtcaggagatcgagaccatccttgctaacatggtgaaaccccacctctactaaggatacaaaaaacttagccaggtgtggtggtggacacctgtagtcccagctactcgggaggctgaggcaggagaatggcgtgaacccaggaggcagagcttgcagtgagccgagatcgtgccactgcactccagcctgggcgacagagcgagacttccatctcaaaaaaaaaaaaaaaaaaactaatagagcaagaacttaCTAACCGTGAGGATGGTACCAAGCCAGTCATGAGGCATTCACCCCCTTGACACAAACACCTCCcatgaggccccacctccaacattggggatcaaatttcaacatgagatttggaggggtcaaatatccaaaccatagcagtggGCAAGCCATAACTTTTGGGTTTGTTAGATGGTATCCTCAACTGTTATAATTGAAAAGTCCATCCTCGATGCTTTAATTCATAAACCATGTATCAAATTCACTTGATTCTTTTGTGTActtatttgtggggtttttttttttttaagatatccTTGGTGGATGAATTAAAAACCTGGTGCATGTTAAAGATTCAGAATCTGGAGCAGAAGCTTTCTGGAGATTCTAGGGCCTGCAGAGCTAAATCCACACCATCTACTTGCGAGTCCTCTACAGGTAACCCACACACAGAGAGCCCTTTTGTCCAAAAGGAACACGACCAGCAGCTCTTGTACTCTCCTGCACTGAAAGGCAGTACGTATGCTAGGGCTGTGGGAAACACTGGATGGTAAAGTGCACTCTGTAGGGGCAAGGACTATATTTTGCTCGTAACCGTATACTCAGTTgctatataataataaagcacTCATTTATGTGCTCAAACTTATTTGAATAAAGGAATTAAAGAATTGTTGACTGGTGATAACATTGCTTTGAGTACAGTGTTGATAGTATCAGAGTGGACCCCAAAGATGAGAGGTGATGAAGATCCATCGGTCTCCTCAGCAGGGCTCTTCCTCCCTTGCCTTTTGTGCCTTttacctcttccttctctttgatCTGCCTTTTACTTTTGTCCAACTATGCAAATCCTCATTAAACAGCAGTTCTTACATAGAACTTGCCCCCAGTGCTAGATAGGAAATGCTGCAAGCAAACCATCTTTACATTAGCCACAGTGATTATACTCAATAATGACAATTTTGAGGACATTCAGAGCCTGGGTAACTAGGCCTCAGTGGGGGATTTTGATATAAGTGCTTTGTGTTACCACAGGCCATCTCTGGAACTGTGGTTTCATCTTTGtgtcaacatggggaaacatcCCGGGAAAATGTTTCATGCTAGGACTACTCTTAGGGCTTGTCGTGGAGCTCTGGGTGTGGAAAATGGGGCCTCCTTTCCAAATTGGAGCTTGGGTCAAGCAGTTAGTACACTGGTAGGGAATAGGCCCAGACATTAGAGAATGGGAATACATATTCTCATAGATAAATGTCCAAATCTGCTTTGAGATACTTGGTGAGCGGCATCATCCTTAGGCATCAGGAAACAGGACCAGAGCCTTCTCAGGTAGATTGAGGCAGGCTGAAGGAAAAGCCAGCAACTTTTTTTGCTTAAATGATACCAGTGTGGCGCTAACACAGAATCCATGAAAGCTCTGACAAGCCAAAGTGATCATCAGAGGAGACAAAGTGGAAGGGAGGAACAGAAAGGTGAGAAAAGGCTCAGAGGAGACGTTACACATGGTGGGTGCTGATGGAGAAGGCTGGTGATATACAGGATCCTTAAGACTCTAAAATACTGACCCGCAGCCATATGACTGTGTGAATGTGGATTTGCTCTCAcgtttgttttccttctgaaaCCAGGTGTGGATCAATTAATGGTGACTGCAGGTCCAGCAGCAGCTTCCGACAGCTCCCCTCCAGTGGTTAGGCCCAAAGAAAAGGCCCTCAACTCCACTGCTACCCAGAGACTCCAGCAGGAGCTGTCGTCTTCTGACTGTACAGGCTCCCGACTGAGAAACGTCAAGGTCCAGACAGCCTTGCTACCCATGAATGAGGCAGCCAGATCTGATCAGCAGGCTGGGCCCTGTGTCAACAGAGGCACTCAAACTAAGAAGTCTGGGAAGAGTGGGCCAACAAGGCATCGTGCCCAGCAACCCGCAGCCAGCAGCACCTGTGGGCAGCCGCCACCAGCCGCAGGCAGTGAGCAGACTGGCCCTCACATTCGGGACACTTCCCAAGCTCTGGAGCTTACCCAGTATTTTTTTGAGGCTGTTTCTACCCAGATGGAAAAGTGGTATGAAAGGAAGATTGAAGAAGCACGAAGCCAAGCCAATCAGAAAGCCCAGCAAGATAAGGCTACATTGAAGGAACACATTAAAAGTTTAGAAGAGGAACTTGCCAAACTAAGGACTAGGGTGCAGAAGGAAAATTAGCACCAATAAAGAGGAAACATGAAAGGATTCTTGAAGATTTCCAGTTTTGCAACTGCATAATAGCTATGCCCAAGGAGTCAACTATTGTATATATTGcagatttgcctttttaaaaaaatcactaattCTGCAATGTGCCAGATACATGTTTCCTATGCCCAGGAAGTTATGAAGACTTCAACAATTAAACTGAAACCAGGGGAAGCTTGCTTAGTTTTGGGTTTCATTATAAACTCTTAGCCTCAGTCCAGGTTAATCTGAAGTTTGAAAGCTCAGATTAAGCAAGCCATGCCAAGAAACTGGACGATGTGTAAGCCTAGACTCTAAAATTCAAGATGTGTGAAATAATATAAGTCAAAAGCAAGAAAAACGTAATCCCGTCTGAACTCAAGTAGTCATTCATATAAATTTGAACACACCTGCTGTGCCTAGACAAGTGTCTTTCTGTAAGAGCTGTAACTCTGAGGTGTGCTAAATAAACCCTCTTTCTCAAATTCGTAATTCTCCAACTGTTGACATTTTAATCACATGAAAAGTTATCAGATTTTTGAggagaaatattttcatgatgTCACAAGATCCGATATATCTTatgataaaatttattgaaaagtcagtttatttaaataatgaataattgGCTAACAGCTCTGGAAACAATGAGATCAAATGAGAAAGATTCAAattgttattttctgtattttcagtcaAAAAATCAGTTATATAGTGATTTTAAAGCAgattaatggaaaaaaattcatgtaacAATTACCTGAAAATTTATAACCTATTCCTAATCAAACCCAATTATATCAGAATACCTTTCTGAATTTGAGATTTTTGCTCTACATTTTATAATGAATAAGGCTATTTTTTGaaagtatttcattttgaattCTGTCATTAAAGAACCTCAAAAGCTTTCTACTGCTTTGCGGTGAAGGCAAAATATTCGATAACTCAACTTAGGCCCCACTGTTCCCCAACttcatggaggccagaagactttaCTTTGTTCCATAATGAAATATAAACACAGAACAAAGTTGTAAAAGTAGCATGGATATGTTGAAACTTTGGACAAGCTTCTTGTCCTTTGGAATATGGGATTTATATTCATCTCCTCAATATCCCATGTATGCACAGAAACTTCAGTTCTATTTCTATAGACACAGGAACCTAGTGACTATTGAACGTAATTGTAATAAAATGCTGCTTATTGAGCCAAAGAGAAGAAATGATTTATTAACATGGGGAcaccaagaaaaacaaagtatgcttttattccctttgtcAAGCTCAGTtttagggttttttcttttttttatagtgACAATCCATAGATACAGACattcctaaaagaaaaataaataattcagtagATATATGTCACTGTTACCTGAATATGGAATGAatttgatgttttttattttgttgagacagggtcttgctctgtcatccagactggagtgcagtgg encodes:
- the ANKRD6 gene encoding ankyrin repeat domain-containing protein 6 isoform X2, translated to MSQQDAVAALSERLLVAAYKGQTENVVQLINKGAKVAVTKHGRTPLHLAANKGHLPVVQILLKAGCDLDVQDDGDQTALHRATVVGNTEIIAALIHEGCALDRQDKDGNTALHEASWHGFSQSAKLLVKAGANVLAKNKAGNTALHLACQNSHSQSTRVLLLAGSRADLKNNAGDTCLHVAARYNHLSIIRLLLTAFCSVHEKNQAGDTALHVAAALNHKKVAKILLEAGADTTIVNNAGQTPLETARYHNNPEVALLLTKAPQVLRFSRGRSLRKKRERLKEERRAQSVPRDEVAQSKGSVSAGDTPSSEQAVARKEEAREEFLSASPEPRAKDDRRRKSRPKVSAFSDPTPPADQQPGHQKNLHAHNHPKKRNRHRCSSPPPPHEFRAYQLYTLYRGKDGKVMQAPINGCRCEPLINKLENQLEATVEEIKAELGSVQDKMNTKLGQMENKTQHQMRVLDKLMVERLSAERTECLNRLQQHSDTEKHEGEKRQISLVDELKTWCMLKIQNLEQKLSGDSRACRAKSTPSTCESSTGVDQLMVTAGPAAASDSSPPVVRPKEKALNSTATQRLQQELSSSDCTGSRLRNVKVQTALLPMNEAARSDQQAGPCVNRGTQTKKSGKSGPTRHRAQQPAASSTCGQPPPAAGSEQTGPHIRDTSQALELTQYFFEAVSTQMEKWYERKIEEARSQANQKAQQDKATLKEHIKSLEEELAKLRTRVQKEN
- the ANKRD6 gene encoding ankyrin repeat domain-containing protein 6 isoform X9, translated to MSQQDAVAALSERLLVAAYKGQTENVVQLINKGAKVAVTKHGRTPLHLAANKGHLPVVQILLKAGCDLDVQDDGDQTALHRATVVGNTEIIAALIHEGCALDRQDKAGNTALHLACQNSHSQSTRVLLLAGSRADLKNNAGDTCLHVAARYNHLSIIRLLLTAFCSVHEKNQAGDTALHVAAALNHKKVAKILLEAGADTTIVNNAGQTPLETARYHNNPEVALLLTKAPQVLRFSRGRSLRKKRERLKEERRAQSVPRDEVAQSKGSVSAGDTPSSEQAVARKEEAREEFLSASPEPRAKDDRRRKSRPKVSAFSDPTPPADQQPGHQKNLHAHNHPKKRNRHRCSSPPPPHEFRAYQLYTLYRGKDGKVMQAPINGCRCEPLINKLENQLEATVEEIKAELGSVQDKMNTKLGQMENKTQHQMRVLDKLMVERLSAERTECLNRLQQHSDTEKHEGEKRQISLVDELKTWCMLKIQNLEQKLSGDSRACRAKSTPSTCESSTGVDQLMVTAGPAAASDSSPPVVRPKEKALNSTATQRLQQELSSSDCTGSRLRNVKVQTALLPMNEAARSDQQAGPCVNRGTQTKKSGKSGPTRHRAQQPAASSTCGQPPPAAGSEQTGPHIRDTSQALELTQYFFEAVSTQMEKWYERKIEEARSQANQKAQQDKATLKEHIKSLEEELAKLRTRVQKEN
- the ANKRD6 gene encoding ankyrin repeat domain-containing protein 6 isoform X1, yielding MTSSGLEWDYYEFQPVETSSLDYATPGANSFLLPANRVNSHWSANAISDWSMSNHIAPASEIVQDAVATVKAMKEDKNKKNHRGKVRKDPRRSEREKEGDQTALHRATVVGNTEIIAALIHEGCALDRQDKDGNTALHEASWHGFSQSAKLLVKAGANVLAKNKAGNTALHLACQNSHSQSTRVLLLAGSRADLKNNAGDTCLHVAARYNHLSIIRLLLTAFCSVHEKNQAGDTALHVAAALNHKKVAKILLEAGADTTIVNNAGQTPLETARYHNNPEVALLLTKAPQVLRFSRGRSLRKKRERLKEERRAQSVPRDEVAQSKGSVSAGDTPSSEQAVARKEEAREEFLSASPEPRAKDDRRRKSRPKVSAFSDPTPPADQQPGHQKNLHAHNHPKKRNRHRCSSPPPPHEFRAYQLYTLYRGKDGKVMQAPINGCRCEPLINKLENQLEATVEEIKAELGSVQDKMNTKLGQMENKTQHQMRVLDKLMVERLSAERTECLNRLQQHSDTEKHEGEKRQISLVDELKTWCMLKIQNLEQKLSGDSRACRAKSTPSTCESSTGVDQLMVTAGPAAASDSSPPVVRPKEKALNSTATQRLQQELSSSDCTGSRLRNVKVQTALLPMNEAARSDQQAGPCVNRGTQTKKSGKSGPTRHRAQQPAASSTCGQPPPAAGSEQTGPHIRDTSQALELTQYFFEAVSTQMEKWYERKIEEARSQANQKAQQDKATLKEHIKSLEEELAKLRTRVQKEN
- the ANKRD6 gene encoding ankyrin repeat domain-containing protein 6 isoform X10 produces the protein MSQQDAVAALSERLLVAAYKGQTENVVQLINKGAKVAVTKGDQTALHRATVVGNTEIIAALIHEGCALDRQDKDGNTALHEASWHGFSQSAKLLVKAGANVLAKNKAGNTALHLACQNSHSQSTRVLLLAGSRADLKNNAGDTCLHVAARYNHLSIIRLLLTAFCSVHEKNQAGDTALHVAAALNHKKVAKILLEAGADTTIVNNAGQTPLETARYHNNPEVALLLTKAPQVLRFSRGRSLRKKRERLKEERRAQSVPRDEVAQSKGSVSAGDTPSSEQAVARKEEAREEFLSASPEPRAKDDRRRKSRPKVSAFSDPTPPADQQPGHQKNLHAHNHPKKRNRHRCSSPPPPHEFRAYQLYTLYRGKDGKVMQAPINGCRCEPLINKLENQLEATVEEIKAELGSVQDKMNTKLGQMENKTQHQMRVLDKLMVERLSAERTECLNRLQQHSDTEKHEGEKRQISLVDELKTWCMLKIQNLEQKLSGDSRACRAKSTPSTCESSTGVDQLMVTAGPAAASDSSPPVVRPKEKALNSTATQRLQQELSSSDCTGSRLRNVKVQTALLPMNEAARSDQQAGPCVNRGTQTKKSGKSGPTRHRAQQPAASSTCGQPPPAAGSEQTGPHIRDTSQALELTQYFFEAVSTQMEKWYERKIEEARSQANQKAQQDKATLKEHIKSLEEELAKLRTRVQKEN
- the ANKRD6 gene encoding ankyrin repeat domain-containing protein 6 isoform X14 — protein: MSQQDAVAALSERLLVAAYKGQTENVVQLINKGAKVAVTKHGRTPLHLAANKGHLPVVQILLKAGCDLDVQDDGDQTALHRATVVGNTEIIAALIHEGCALDRQDKAGNTALHLACQNSHSQSTRVLLLAGSRADLKNNAGDTCLHVAARYNHLSIIRLLLTAFCSVHEKNQAGDTALHVAAALNHKKVAKILLEAGADTTIVNNVLRFSRGRSLRKKRERLKEERRAQSVPRDEVAQSKGSVSAGDTPSSEQAVARKEEAREEFLSASPEPRAKDDRRRKSRPKVSAFSDPTPPADQQPGHQKNLHAHNHPKKRNRHRCSSPPPPHEFRAYQLYTLYRGKDGKVMQAPINGCRCEPLINKLENQLEATVEEIKAELGSVQDKMNTKLGQMENKTQHQMRVLDKLMVERLSAERTECLNRLQQHSDTEKHEGEKRQISLVDELKTWCMLKIQNLEQKLSGDSRACRAKSTPSTCESSTGVDQLMVTAGPAAASDSSPPVVRPKEKALNSTATQRLQQELSSSDCTGSRLRNVKVQTALLPMNEAARSDQQAGPCVNRGTQTKKSGKSGPTRHRAQQPAASSTCGQPPPAAGSEQTGPHIRDTSQALELTQYFFEAVSTQMEKWYERKIEEARSQANQKAQQDKATLKEHIKSLEEELAKLRTRVQKEN
- the ANKRD6 gene encoding ankyrin repeat domain-containing protein 6 isoform X17, with amino-acid sequence MSQQDAVAALSERLLVAAYKGQTENVVQLINKGAKVAVTKHGRTPLHLAANKGHLPVVQILLKAGCDLDVQDDGDQTALHRATVVGNTEIIAALIHEGCALDRQDKAGNTALHLACQNSHSQSTRVLLLAGSRADLKNNAGDTALHVAAALNHKKVAKILLEAGADTTIVNNVLRFSRGRSLRKKRERLKEERRAQSVPRDEVAQSKGSVSAGDTPSSEQAVARKEEAREEFLSASPEPRAKDDRRRKSRPKVSAFSDPTPPADQQPGHQKNLHAHNHPKKRNRHRCSSPPPPHEFRAYQLYTLYRGKDGKVMQAPINGCRCEPLINKLENQLEATVEEIKAELGSVQDKMNTKLGQMENKTQHQMRVLDKLMVERLSAERTECLNRLQQHSDTEKHEGEKRQISLVDELKTWCMLKIQNLEQKLSGDSRACRAKSTPSTCESSTGVDQLMVTAGPAAASDSSPPVVRPKEKALNSTATQRLQQELSSSDCTGSRLRNVKVQTALLPMNEAARSDQQAGPCVNRGTQTKKSGKSGPTRHRAQQPAASSTCGQPPPAAGSEQTGPHIRDTSQALELTQYFFEAVSTQMEKWYERKIEEARSQANQKAQQDKATLKEHIKSLEEELAKLRTRVQKEN